The following proteins are co-located in the Pseudomonas sp. ATCC 13867 genome:
- a CDS encoding DUF6160 family protein: MKKIKQLILASAVLATPFLAHADMQSMDDAALSGVTGQDGISIAGTFNAQIGAVTYQDTDTDGGSLVLEGIHLPSVTIADNAPLTVDVVTTSITPSGGGTAVATQQLQLGLPSITGNVTVDAVKVGDTGASIGSLTVSNLNLAGSQVRIWGH; this comes from the coding sequence ATGAAAAAAATCAAGCAACTGATTCTTGCAAGTGCAGTTCTGGCTACTCCGTTCCTGGCACATGCCGACATGCAATCCATGGATGACGCGGCACTGTCCGGTGTGACCGGCCAGGATGGCATCAGCATCGCCGGTACCTTCAATGCTCAGATCGGTGCGGTGACTTACCAGGACACCGATACCGACGGCGGCTCCCTGGTGCTCGAAGGCATCCACCTGCCGAGCGTGACCATCGCCGACAACGCCCCGCTGACCGTCGACGTGGTGACCACCAGCATCACTCCGAGCGGCGGCGGCACCGCTGTTGCGACCCAGCAACTGCAACTGGGCCTGCCCAGCATCACCGGCAACGTCACCGTCGATGCCGTCAAGGTGGGCGACACTGGCGCCAGCATCGGCTCTCTGACCGTTTCCAACCTGAACCTGGCCGGTTCCCAGGTTCGCATCTGGGGTCACTGA
- a CDS encoding C39 family peptidase, translated as MFEILLGSLLGLFGFTQAVDTKPQQQGTVNISQPLTPNGPFRESVQLEPMSQVQFRNVIRQAYDYSCGSAALTTLLDYYLGRNLEERQVMEGLIKYGEADKIVQRRGFSLLDMKRYAAALGYKSGGFRAEFSDLDSLEHPALVPIHYAGFKHFVVVRDVYNDHVFVADPALGNISFTRARFEDIWDQNVLFVIYPSGQEPRNALELREADLRLVDDRTVSLLAFREFPEMSKFTQNQIGEAASGGDVQYIRRK; from the coding sequence ATGTTCGAGATACTGCTGGGAAGCCTGCTGGGGCTGTTCGGTTTTACCCAGGCCGTGGATACCAAGCCGCAACAGCAGGGCACAGTGAACATCTCGCAACCGCTCACGCCCAATGGACCGTTCCGCGAATCGGTGCAGCTCGAACCGATGAGCCAGGTACAGTTCCGCAATGTGATTCGCCAGGCCTACGACTACAGCTGCGGCTCGGCGGCGCTCACCACGCTGCTGGACTATTACCTGGGGCGCAACCTGGAAGAACGTCAGGTCATGGAAGGCCTGATCAAGTACGGCGAGGCCGACAAGATCGTCCAGCGCCGTGGATTTTCGCTTCTGGACATGAAGCGCTACGCCGCCGCGCTCGGCTACAAGAGTGGCGGCTTCCGTGCCGAGTTCTCCGACCTGGACTCGCTCGAACACCCGGCGCTGGTGCCTATCCACTATGCCGGCTTCAAGCATTTCGTCGTGGTCCGCGATGTCTACAACGACCACGTCTTCGTTGCCGATCCTGCCTTGGGCAACATCAGTTTCACCCGCGCCCGTTTCGAGGATATCTGGGACCAGAACGTACTGTTCGTCATCTACCCCAGCGGCCAGGAGCCCAGGAACGCCCTGGAGCTGAGGGAAGCCGACCTGCGCCTGGTGGACGACCGTACCGTCAGCCTGCTGGCCTTCCGGGAGTTCCCGGAAATGAGCAAGTTCACCCAGAACCAGATCGGGGAGGCCGCCTCCGGTGGGGATGTCCAGTACATCCGCCGCAAATGA
- a CDS encoding transporter, with amino-acid sequence MNLKGFACVAALALLVSTAVAADETSSEDARDALAKKDSDADSAKALEEVFQAAEKSYTLLKKGERQLTYGFDYSMMRDTRLQAVRSGENVYSVLAQSEAQHTFTNSFTFDYGIWDNLTFSMRLPFVAKYDTERDIHAYSLGDISATLRWQPWPSRRGRPVTTLYATLGLPTGDSPYDMNVEKDVSTGNGYYSLGVGANSSYVIDPVVLYGSLGYTYNMQVDNIHQTQYGEELEKVVPGDTINFAMGMAYALSYDVSLATSYQMAYSLKNKYYFNDRTVEAPEQTSAIMNFSLGLRTSPDYIVNVNAGFGLTEDSPDVLLGLSLPLDIQGLKAQ; translated from the coding sequence ATGAATTTGAAGGGGTTTGCGTGCGTTGCCGCTCTGGCCTTGCTGGTCAGTACCGCCGTTGCGGCGGACGAGACGTCATCCGAAGATGCACGCGATGCGCTGGCCAAGAAGGACAGCGATGCCGACAGCGCCAAGGCGCTCGAAGAGGTGTTCCAGGCCGCCGAGAAGAGCTACACCCTGCTCAAGAAGGGCGAGCGCCAGCTCACCTACGGTTTCGACTATTCGATGATGCGCGACACCCGCCTGCAGGCGGTGCGCAGCGGTGAGAACGTCTACAGCGTGCTGGCGCAGAGCGAGGCGCAGCACACGTTCACCAACTCGTTCACCTTCGACTACGGCATCTGGGACAACCTCACCTTCAGTATGCGCCTGCCGTTCGTGGCCAAGTACGACACCGAGCGCGATATCCATGCCTACAGCCTGGGCGACATCTCCGCGACCCTGCGCTGGCAGCCCTGGCCGTCGCGCCGCGGGCGCCCGGTCACCACCCTCTACGCCACCCTCGGCCTGCCCACCGGCGACAGCCCCTACGACATGAACGTGGAGAAGGACGTCTCCACCGGCAATGGCTACTACAGCCTGGGCGTGGGTGCCAACTCGTCCTACGTGATCGATCCGGTCGTGCTCTACGGCTCGCTCGGTTACACCTACAACATGCAGGTCGACAACATCCACCAGACCCAGTACGGCGAAGAGCTGGAGAAGGTGGTGCCGGGCGATACCATCAACTTCGCGATGGGCATGGCCTACGCGCTGTCCTACGACGTTTCGCTCGCCACCTCCTACCAGATGGCCTACTCGCTGAAGAACAAGTACTACTTCAACGACCGGACGGTGGAGGCGCCGGAGCAGACCAGCGCGATCATGAACTTCTCGCTGGGCCTTCGAACGTCACCCGATTACATCGTCAACGTGAACGCCGGTTTCGGTCTGACCGAAGACTCGCCGGATGTACTGCTGGGGCTCTCCCTTCCCCTGGATATCCAAGGCCTCAAAGCCCAGTAA
- a CDS encoding outer membrane protein transport protein — protein sequence MTMRISPLALAMAGVSLGWSSLAGAQLANDLTIGNPKAMAMANAVTADSTGIDAVHYNPAALTKLKGRQTAIKLVTGVMDIRADFNAPPNYGDSAFGIDDDPVANSGSRTLTPTMYLPGLGGMTDMPLLVAPLAGLSINPPGSKFTFATNVYAPQALGYSRDSDSDPARFEGRRVSLQRITYFSPSLGYQVNDDLSVGLSVGFSHQAMALDTDFRNPGLLTGLLQTLHDTTCVPGAQEIVELVFNVCGGRIGPYDSLANLKLDMQQSLSPSFNLGILWEPRDWFAWGATYQSESRMHLKGKYRVDYTEDWQGFWSGLQGSIFGAFLSPLFPYGNTDEEHGVATLNMVNPDSFSTGIKLRPFDKWQFNFDLKWTDYSDWNKLEIEFDKELDLLRIAKNFAPNGATDHSIILDRGYQDTWSYAMGMQYDVNDRLQLRAGYEYRPSAIPKDKADALVPIGDADLYGLGLGYQWDKDTVIDLGFNYFVSKQHIKAGTSCNLNCTGIDNLVYNPYAGLDVDTTVKAYIFAMTYRTTF from the coding sequence ATGACTATGCGCATTTCGCCACTCGCGTTGGCGATGGCAGGGGTAAGCCTTGGCTGGTCGTCACTGGCGGGCGCCCAACTGGCCAACGACCTGACCATCGGCAACCCCAAGGCTATGGCGATGGCCAACGCCGTCACCGCCGACTCCACCGGCATCGACGCGGTGCACTACAACCCCGCGGCCCTGACCAAGCTCAAGGGGCGGCAGACCGCGATCAAGCTGGTCACCGGGGTGATGGACATCCGCGCCGATTTCAACGCGCCGCCCAACTATGGCGACTCCGCGTTCGGTATCGATGACGATCCGGTCGCCAACAGCGGCAGCCGTACCCTGACGCCGACCATGTACCTGCCGGGCCTGGGCGGGATGACCGACATGCCGCTGCTGGTGGCGCCGCTGGCCGGGCTGTCGATCAACCCGCCGGGATCGAAGTTCACATTCGCCACCAACGTCTACGCACCGCAGGCGCTGGGCTACTCGCGCGATTCCGACAGCGACCCGGCGCGCTTCGAAGGGCGCCGCGTATCGCTGCAGCGCATCACCTACTTCTCGCCTTCGCTGGGCTACCAGGTCAACGACGATCTTTCGGTGGGATTGTCCGTGGGTTTCTCGCACCAGGCGATGGCGCTGGACACCGACTTCCGCAACCCCGGCCTGCTCACCGGCCTGCTGCAGACCCTGCACGACACCACCTGCGTGCCGGGCGCGCAGGAAATCGTCGAACTGGTGTTCAACGTCTGCGGCGGCCGCATCGGCCCCTACGACTCGCTGGCCAACCTCAAGCTGGACATGCAGCAGAGTCTCTCGCCGAGCTTCAACCTCGGCATCCTCTGGGAACCCCGCGACTGGTTCGCCTGGGGCGCGACCTACCAGAGCGAGTCGCGCATGCATCTGAAGGGCAAGTACCGGGTCGACTACACCGAGGACTGGCAGGGCTTCTGGTCGGGCCTGCAAGGCTCGATCTTCGGCGCCTTCCTGAGCCCGCTGTTCCCCTACGGCAACACCGACGAGGAACACGGCGTGGCGACGCTGAACATGGTCAACCCGGACAGCTTCTCCACCGGCATCAAGCTGCGCCCATTCGACAAGTGGCAGTTCAACTTCGACCTGAAGTGGACCGACTACAGCGACTGGAACAAGCTGGAGATCGAGTTCGACAAGGAGCTCGACCTGCTGCGCATCGCCAAGAACTTCGCGCCCAACGGCGCCACCGACCACAGCATCATCCTCGACCGCGGCTACCAGGACACCTGGAGCTACGCGATGGGCATGCAGTACGACGTCAACGACCGCCTGCAACTGCGCGCCGGCTACGAGTACCGTCCATCGGCGATCCCCAAGGACAAGGCCGATGCCCTGGTGCCGATCGGCGATGCCGACCTCTACGGCCTCGGCCTGGGCTACCAGTGGGACAAGGACACGGTGATCGACCTGGGCTTCAACTACTTCGTCTCCAAGCAGCACATCAAGGCCGGCACCAGCTGCAACCTGAACTGCACCGGCATCGACAACCTGGTCTACAACCCCTACGCGGGGCTTGACGTCGATACCACGGTGAAGGCCTATATCTTCGCCATGACCTACCGGACGACTTTCTGA
- a CDS encoding MalM family protein — translation MSCLIAGGIVVPAVQAASGRYLSWVDDNGQVHNTFVDASFSQQQRQADKRIDQSDRARLLDASATQWPGTQPGGESKRRYFTWVDAQGNLQNSFYAAGQVPPGRTDYVLPNGDHSAEYIDAEAYEDKGFVRSENGNPYYTWVDEQGRMHNSPISAEQRAEAFRRGEQGGSRIAYTEGRQIEFKSRPAALPGLDGSGEQTDAMKALLKGSGKTLDDLYQDLQRRCCEQMADGDFTELSAEEPRYEELNKFSPSFDFPMGKSYFVAMKLPSSQRVYGLRVRSFANHQVVYPSLLFLDERKRPTRLVSDAVYKLNPETWYRYAFIEGTVPVRANQGERYVLLLTTDEDRSLQTLDNKPYKRPLESLAVNEAGMKVREHGDQGGFELAVVR, via the coding sequence ATGAGCTGCCTGATCGCCGGCGGGATTGTCGTCCCGGCGGTGCAGGCCGCCAGTGGGCGATACCTGTCCTGGGTGGACGACAACGGCCAGGTGCACAACACCTTCGTCGACGCCAGCTTCAGCCAGCAGCAGCGCCAGGCTGACAAACGCATCGACCAGAGTGACCGGGCGCGCCTGCTCGATGCCTCCGCGACCCAATGGCCGGGCACCCAGCCGGGCGGGGAGAGCAAGCGCCGCTACTTCACCTGGGTCGATGCCCAGGGCAACCTGCAGAACAGCTTCTACGCCGCCGGCCAGGTGCCGCCGGGCCGTACCGACTACGTGCTGCCCAACGGCGATCACTCCGCCGAGTACATCGACGCCGAAGCCTACGAGGACAAGGGCTTCGTCCGCAGCGAAAACGGCAACCCGTACTACACCTGGGTCGACGAGCAGGGCCGCATGCACAACTCGCCGATCAGCGCCGAGCAGCGCGCCGAGGCGTTCCGCCGGGGCGAGCAGGGTGGCAGCCGGATCGCCTACACCGAGGGTCGGCAGATCGAATTCAAGTCGCGCCCGGCGGCGTTGCCCGGCCTGGATGGCAGCGGCGAGCAGACCGATGCCATGAAGGCCTTGCTCAAGGGCAGCGGCAAGACCCTCGACGATCTCTACCAGGACCTGCAGCGCCGCTGCTGCGAGCAGATGGCCGACGGCGACTTCACCGAGCTGAGTGCGGAAGAACCGCGCTACGAAGAACTGAACAAGTTCTCCCCGAGCTTCGATTTCCCGATGGGCAAGAGTTATTTCGTGGCGATGAAGTTGCCCAGTTCGCAGCGGGTCTACGGCCTGCGCGTACGCAGTTTCGCCAACCATCAGGTGGTGTATCCGTCGCTGCTGTTCCTTGACGAGCGCAAGCGCCCGACCCGTCTGGTGAGCGACGCGGTGTACAAGCTCAACCCGGAAACCTGGTACCGCTATGCCTTTATCGAGGGCACGGTGCCGGTGCGCGCCAACCAGGGCGAGCGCTACGTGCTGCTGCTGACCACGGATGAAGACCGCAGTCTGCAAACCCTCGACAACAAGCCCTACAAGCGGCCGCTGGAAAGCCTGGCGGTGAACGAGGCGGGGATGAAGGTGCGCGAGCACGGCGATCAGGGCGGGTTCGAACTGGCAGTGGTGCGCTGA
- a CDS encoding alpha-L-glutamate ligase-like protein — MFGLIKRWKALSALGIMGINRRNADYVLKYNQRHLYPIVDDKIITKQRAIEAGIHVPEMYGIISTEKEIERLPEIIGERSDFVIKPAQGAGGDGILVIADRFEGRYKTVSGRIISHGEIEHQLSSILTGLYSLGGHRDRALIEYRVTPDQIFKSISYEGVPDIRIIVLMGYPVMAMLRLPTRQSNGKANLHQGAIGVGVDLATGLTLRGTWLNNKISKHPDTTNAVDGVQLPNWDGFMKLAAGCYELCGLGYIGVDMVLDQDKGPLILELNARPGLNIQIANDCGLTLRTHAVEAHLAELEAKGVKEAVEERVRFSQELFGHVRPKEI; from the coding sequence ATGTTCGGCCTGATCAAGCGATGGAAAGCCCTGAGCGCCCTCGGCATCATGGGCATCAACCGGCGCAACGCGGACTACGTGCTCAAGTACAACCAGCGGCACCTGTACCCGATCGTCGATGACAAGATCATCACCAAGCAGCGCGCCATCGAGGCGGGGATCCACGTACCGGAAATGTACGGGATCATCTCCACCGAGAAGGAGATCGAACGCCTGCCGGAGATCATCGGCGAGCGTAGCGACTTCGTGATCAAGCCGGCGCAGGGCGCCGGCGGCGACGGCATCCTGGTGATCGCCGACCGCTTCGAGGGGCGCTACAAGACGGTGTCCGGGCGGATCATCAGCCACGGGGAAATCGAGCACCAGTTGTCGAGCATCCTCACCGGCCTGTATTCCCTGGGCGGCCACCGCGACCGCGCACTGATCGAGTACCGGGTGACCCCGGACCAGATCTTCAAGAGCATCAGCTACGAAGGCGTGCCGGACATCCGCATCATCGTGCTGATGGGCTACCCGGTGATGGCGATGCTGCGCCTGCCGACCCGCCAGTCCAACGGCAAGGCCAACCTGCACCAGGGCGCCATCGGCGTGGGTGTGGACCTGGCCACCGGCCTGACCCTGCGCGGCACCTGGCTGAACAACAAGATCAGCAAGCACCCGGACACCACCAATGCGGTGGACGGCGTGCAGTTGCCCAACTGGGACGGCTTCATGAAGCTCGCCGCCGGCTGCTACGAGCTGTGCGGTCTGGGCTATATCGGCGTGGACATGGTGCTGGACCAGGACAAGGGCCCGCTGATCCTCGAGCTCAACGCCCGTCCCGGCCTGAACATCCAGATCGCCAACGACTGCGGCCTGACCCTGCGCACCCATGCGGTCGAGGCGCATCTCGCCGAGTTGGAAGCCAAGGGCGTGAAGGAAGCCGTGGAAGAGCGCGTGCGCTTCTCCCAGGAACTGTTCGGGCACGTACGGCCCAAGGAAATCTGA
- the rloB gene encoding osmotic stress tolerance membrane protein RloB, with translation MRSLTLHLKVLIAILLTLGVAITAYQIFILGIPMTEAETDDLWNIDAKVEFIATPKTPVKVQMFVPPLSQDYVSLNESFVSNNYGVGINRADGNRKVTWSSRRANGQQTLYYRLVLTKRYAGAGEKAKEKGPIFRDSLPLEGPEKIAAEALIAPIRQHSADVETFVSEAIKRANNLSDDNVKLLLAGDTSLDKRSHVVETLLAVAHVPLERVHTIRLVANQPQQPELWLRSFNGKEWLYFNPENGERGLPADRLIWWLGDESLLSIEGGKKAQVSFSLNSSEMNAIRLAKLSDENTDAAFLEYSLYGLPLSTQQTFQIMIMIPFGVLVILVLRNLIGIQTLGTFTPVLIALAFRETGLQWGIGLFTVITALGLSLRSYLEHLKLQMLPRLSVVLTFVVVMIAAISLLSHKLGFESGLSVALFPMVILTMSIERLSITWEERGAAHAMKAAIGTLFAAALAHILMRVPELVYFVFTFPAVLLILVSFMLAMGRYRGYRLTELFRFKAFLKD, from the coding sequence ATGCGCTCTCTTACCCTGCATCTGAAGGTCCTGATCGCCATCCTGCTGACGTTGGGCGTCGCGATCACCGCCTACCAGATCTTCATCCTCGGTATCCCGATGACCGAGGCCGAGACCGACGACTTGTGGAACATCGACGCCAAGGTCGAGTTCATCGCCACGCCGAAGACACCGGTGAAGGTACAGATGTTCGTGCCGCCGCTGAGCCAGGATTACGTCAGCCTCAACGAGAGCTTCGTCTCCAACAACTATGGCGTGGGCATCAACCGCGCCGACGGCAACCGCAAGGTGACCTGGTCCTCGCGCCGCGCCAACGGCCAGCAGACCCTCTACTACCGCCTGGTGCTGACCAAGCGCTACGCTGGCGCCGGCGAAAAGGCCAAGGAAAAGGGCCCGATCTTCCGCGACAGCCTGCCCCTGGAAGGCCCGGAGAAGATTGCCGCCGAAGCCTTGATCGCGCCCATCCGCCAGCATTCGGCGGACGTCGAGACCTTCGTCAGCGAAGCCATCAAGCGCGCCAACAACCTCAGCGACGACAACGTCAAGCTGCTGCTGGCCGGCGATACCAGCCTGGACAAGCGCTCCCACGTGGTCGAGACCCTGCTGGCCGTGGCCCACGTACCGCTGGAGCGAGTGCACACCATTCGCCTGGTCGCCAACCAGCCGCAACAGCCGGAACTTTGGCTGCGCAGCTTCAACGGCAAGGAATGGCTGTACTTCAACCCGGAGAACGGCGAACGCGGCCTGCCCGCCGACCGCCTGATCTGGTGGCTGGGTGACGAGAGCCTGCTGTCCATCGAGGGTGGCAAGAAGGCCCAGGTCAGCTTCAGCCTCAACAGCAGCGAGATGAACGCTATCCGCCTGGCCAAGCTGTCGGACGAGAACACCGACGCGGCCTTCCTCGAGTACTCGCTGTACGGCCTGCCGCTGTCCACCCAGCAGACCTTCCAGATCATGATCATGATCCCGTTCGGCGTGCTGGTGATCCTGGTGCTGCGCAACCTGATCGGCATCCAGACCCTGGGTACCTTCACCCCGGTGCTGATCGCCCTCGCCTTCCGCGAAACCGGCCTGCAGTGGGGTATCGGCCTGTTCACCGTGATCACCGCGCTGGGCCTGTCGCTACGCTCCTACCTGGAACACCTGAAGTTGCAGATGCTGCCGCGCCTGTCGGTGGTGCTGACCTTCGTGGTGGTGATGATCGCCGCCATCAGCCTGCTCAGCCACAAGCTCGGCTTCGAGAGCGGTCTGTCGGTGGCGCTGTTCCCGATGGTGATCCTGACCATGAGCATCGAACGCCTGTCGATCACCTGGGAAGAGCGCGGCGCGGCCCACGCCATGAAGGCCGCCATCGGCACCCTGTTCGCCGCCGCCCTGGCGCACATCCTGATGCGCGTACCGGAACTGGTGTACTTCGTGTTCACCTTCCCGGCCGTATTGCTGATCCTGGTGTCGTTCATGCTGGCGATGGGTCGCTACCGCGGTTACCGCCTGACCGAACTGTTCCGCTTCAAAGCCTTCCTCAAGGACTAA
- the rloA gene encoding retropepsin-like aspartic peptidase RloA, which yields MRLKPTALLLLLSAVLLSGTTAAAGKTVYGLNEYARIDDLSLELAAKLDTGAKTASLSARDIKRFKRDGETWVRFYLATDTADSQPIEKPLARISKIKRRHGDYDPDGGKAYTARPVIELDVCMGKIRRTIEVNLTDRSAFQYPLLIGSDALKRFGALVDPSLKYAAGKPGCQPVAKPAE from the coding sequence ATGAGACTCAAGCCCACTGCCCTGCTGCTTCTCCTGAGCGCCGTCCTGCTTTCCGGCACCACTGCCGCCGCCGGCAAGACGGTCTACGGCCTGAACGAATACGCCCGCATCGACGACCTGAGCCTGGAGCTGGCCGCCAAACTCGACACCGGCGCCAAGACCGCCTCGCTCAGCGCCCGCGACATCAAGCGCTTCAAGCGCGACGGCGAAACCTGGGTGCGTTTCTACCTCGCCACCGACACCGCCGACAGCCAGCCGATCGAAAAACCGCTGGCGCGCATCAGTAAGATCAAGCGCCGCCACGGCGACTACGACCCCGATGGAGGCAAGGCCTATACCGCGCGCCCGGTGATCGAGCTGGACGTCTGCATGGGCAAGATCAGACGCACCATCGAAGTGAACCTTACCGACCGTAGCGCCTTCCAATACCCGCTTCTGATCGGCTCCGACGCGCTCAAGCGCTTCGGCGCCCTGGTCGACCCGAGCCTGAAATACGCCGCCGGCAAGCCCGGCTGCCAACCCGTAGCGAAACCTGCCGAGTAA